From Glycine soja cultivar W05 chromosome 4, ASM419377v2, whole genome shotgun sequence, the proteins below share one genomic window:
- the LOC114408136 gene encoding protein RADIALIS-like 1, with the protein MASSSMSSTGSWSTKDNKAFERALAVYDKDTPDRWYNVAKAVGGGKTPEEVKRHYELLLRDVRYIESGKVPFPYKQSGGSEEEKRLRNMKLQ; encoded by the exons ATGGCATCTAGCTCAATGTCATCCACTGGCTCATGGAGTACCAAGGACAACAAGGCCTTCGAAAGGGCTCTAGCTGTGTATGACAAGGACACTCCCGACCGTTGGTACAATGTTGCTAAGGCTGTTGGAGGAGGGAAGACTCCAGAGGAAGTGAAGAGGCACTATGAGCTCCTTCTCAGGGATGTTAGGTACATTGAATCAGGGAAAGTGCCATTCCCATACAAGCAAAGTGGAGGGTCTGAAGAAGAGAAAAG GCTGAGAAACATGAAGCTCCAGTGA
- the LOC114410636 gene encoding protein MAINTENANCE OF MERISTEMS-like has translation MKLISSSFFFFFFAAIAAIVAVFRRKVWVFAFVVWVFAFLLLLRGRALGQVTDRGVGRGDRDDSDDAPQRRRPTASARRQRVAVTVDHVDEPIIPTPDVHDDPMEAPAAVEDIPADTGTEAAEDEHQGFLGGPSDPSVLTLYADHVACSVWTGEERPELKLSSHGRKVHSLGRLVPAIEGLIAGRGLSPLIACSVDTGDRGLLSAFVERWHQETSSFHLPVGELTITLDDVSLLLHLPVIGDLHAFQPLHVDDAVQMLVDLLMVSTESARVETTQCRGPYVRLQWSATNVHVVYLEALRDLNITERYAWGVAALIYMYDQLNDTSLSHSRQLGGYITLLQCWIYEHFPSFAESTADQDYDEASPRACRSCYSGLLRWGPIAVYYRSERVVRQFGYTKTIPAPPVDSWVSYDDIHDRWMHYEDHIVPAGEVCVMLGACSSDYMDWFHISHPFMTPGHALDPLPHGHAPQPRVVPQASQTDIPHVPEARASSTSAEEPRHAVEVCDDIVERLERHLSLGVVTPGSSTHEVIEECLRLVRSVTQDHLVYSRCRRRRRTDQA, from the exons ATGAAATTGATTT cttcttcattctttttcttcttcttcgccGCCATCGCCGCCATTGTTGCCGTGTTTAGGAGGAAGGTGTGGGTCTTCGCGTTTGTGGTGTGGGTCTTCGCGTTTCTGCTTCTTCTTCGAG GTCGTGCCTTAGGTCAGGTCACTGACAGAGGTGTGGGCAGAGGAGATCgtgatgattctgatgatgctccacagcgtCGACGGCCTACTGCATCCGCACGGAGGCAGCGAGTCGCTGTGACTGTGGATCACGTCGATGAGCCAATCATCCCTACGCCTGATGTTCATGATGACCCGATGGAGGCACCAGCTGCTGTAGAGGACATTCCTGCGGACACAGGCACAGAGGCTGCTGAGGATGAGCATCAGGGATTTCTGGGTGGTCCGAGTGACCCATCCGTGTTGACCCTGTATGCGGATCATGTTGCTTGCAGCGTATGGACGGGAGAG GAGCGTCCTGAATTGAAGCTATCCTCTCATGGGAGGAAGGTCCACAGTTTAGGCAGGCTTGTCCCTGCCATTGAGGGACTTATTGCTGGTAGAGGACTAAGTCCTCTGATCGCGTGTTCGGTAGACACCGGTGATCGGGGACTTTTGTCCGCGTTTGTGGAGCGGTGGCACCAGGAGACGTCTAGTTTCCATCTCCCGGTGGGAGAGCTCACCATCACGCTGGATGACGTCTCCTTGCTTCTCCATCTGCCCGTGATTGGAGACTTACACGCCTTTCAGCCCTTGCACGTAGACGATGCGGTTCAGATGTTGGTCGACTTGTTGATGGTCTCAACAGAGTCTGCCAGGGTTGAGACAACCCAGTGTCGTGGACCGTACGTACGCCTACAATGG agtgcaaccaatGTGCATGTTGTCTACTTGGAGGCCCTTCGTGATCTCAATATAACAGAGAGGTACGCTTGGGGAGTGGCTGCTCTGATTTATATGTATGACCAGCTGAACGATACATCTTTGAGCCACAGTCGACAGCTTGGCGGTTACATCACACTGCTGCAg TGCTGGATTTACGAGCACTTTCCCTCGTTCGCGGAGTCCACCGCTGATCAGGACTACGACGAGGCTTCCCCGCGTGCGTGCAG ATCATGCTATTCCGGTCTCTTGCGCTGGGGGCCTATTGCTGTTTATTACCGATCGGAGAGGGTCGTGCGGCAGTTTGGCTACACGAAGACCATTCCTGCTCCTCCTGTCGATTCATGGGTCTCGTATGATGATATACACGATAGGTGGATGCACTACGAGGATCATATCGTACCAGCAGGTGAGGTGTGCGTTATGCTAGGGGCGTGTTCCAGTGACTACATGGACTGGTTCCACATCTCTCATCCTTTCATGACACCAGGCCACGCATTAGATCCTCTGCCTCATGGTCACGCCCCGCAGCCCCGAGTCGTCCCTCAGGCCTCGCAGACGGATATCCCTCATGTGCCAGAGGCAAGAGCATCGTCCACATCTGCGGAGGAGcctagacatgcagtg GAAGTTTGTGATGACATTGTTGAGAGGTTGGAGCGCCATCTGAGTCTAGGGGTGGTCACGCCTGGCTCATCGACACATGAGGTGATCGAAGAATGCCTCAGATTGGTCAGGAGTGTGACACAGGACCATCTAGTATACTCTAGGTGTAGACGCAGGCGGCGCACTGATCAGGCGTAG
- the LOC114409469 gene encoding uncharacterized protein LOC114409469, whose amino-acid sequence MDTQKSQPEKQSSSAATAPSVTSCQKKKNEEAAFLDDLKDHIDEFIKASMDEHKSCFKKIIQKMFGMSKTVAEGHSNASKEIQSSLHLQTTVQD is encoded by the exons ATGGACACTCAGAAAAGCCAACCTGAAAAGCAGTCTTCATCCGCTGCAACTGCCCCATCTGTTACTTCAtgccaaaagaagaagaatgaagaagctGCTTTCTTAGACGATTTGAAGGATCACATTGACGAGTTTATTAAGGCTTCTATGGATGAGCACAAAAGTTGTTTCAAGAAAATAATTCAGAAG ATGTTTGGTATGTCCAAGACTGTTGCAGAAGGTCACTCCAATGCTTCCAAAGAAATTCAAAGTTCTCTGCATCTTCAGACAACTGTACAAGACTAG